The following DNA comes from Chitinophaga nivalis.
CCCCTTTTATCCGGATAGTGACACCTGGCAGCGGCGTACGGTCGGTAGCCGTTACGATGCCGGTAATCACCTGTGCACCGGATTTAGCCGGCTGCTGCTGTGCCATTACAGGCAATGCGGTGAAGAGGATAAAAAACAGGCGTAAGAGATACCTTACTGGTAAAAAAGTATTTTCATGCATACCCCCAACATGTTTTAGTGATCATGATGCATTTGCATGCCGGTACCGTTGTCATATCCGGCAATGGCCTTACGGCCTGCAAAGCGTTGTTGATTTTGGTCCTTTATAAATAATCATTCAGTTGATGGCTGGCATCAGCATACAGGGATAGCAATAGCTGGCGCTGACACGCCAAAGAATAGCTGTTTTTTTCATATCGTGCGAATTTCCTGTATCAAAGATTACAACTTATTATTATCCTTAAAACAAAAAAGTAATTGTTTTATCATTGGGAATGTTCCCATAAACCGGGAATGTTCCCAATACTGAAATTATTTCGTTCCTTTATCGCCTAAACGAACATCCATGAAGCGACACCAGGTAACCATCGTAGATATCGCCCGGGAACTTCAGCTTTCCAAATCAACCGTTTCGCGGGCGTTGACCGGTCATCCCAGCGTTAATGCCACTACGCGGCAACTGGTACTGGAGCTGGCAGAAAAACTGGACTATCAGCGCAACATGCTGGCCATCGGGCTCATTACCCGTAAGACAAATACGATCGGTATTATCGTACCGGAGTTTACCAGTTCCTATTTTCCCACCGTCACGATTGCAGCGCAGGAAGAAGCAGGGAAAGCCGGCTACAACACGGTTATCTGCCAGTCCAATGAGCGCTATGAAACAGAGGTGGCTAACACCAAAGTGATGCTGGCCAACCAGGTAGATGGCTTATTGGTATCTATCACAAAGGAAACCAGGAATTTCGATCATTTAAAGATATTTCAGCGGAAAGGTATTCCCATTGTATTTTTCAACCGGGTATGTGATGAAATGGATGCCCCCAAAGTAGTAGTGGATGATTATGATGGTGCTTACCGGGTAGTCAGCCACCTGATTGAAAGAGGCCGGAAAAGGATTGCGCATTTATCCGGGCCACCTTCCTTAATGATCAGCCAGAAAAGACTGAACGGATACAAAGCTGCGTTGAGAAAAAATAATATTGAGTATGATGAAA
Coding sequences within:
- a CDS encoding LacI family DNA-binding transcriptional regulator, with translation MKRHQVTIVDIARELQLSKSTVSRALTGHPSVNATTRQLVLELAEKLDYQRNMLAIGLITRKTNTIGIIVPEFTSSYFPTVTIAAQEEAGKAGYNTVICQSNERYETEVANTKVMLANQVDGLLVSITKETRNFDHLKIFQRKGIPIVFFNRVCDEMDAPKVVVDDYDGAYRVVSHLIERGRKRIAHLSGPPSLMISQKRLNGYKAALRKNNIEYDESLVIPYDLNIDMVHIYVNHLLNLPAPPDAIFAISDPTAIETIQVIKKRGLKIPEDIAVTGFSNDFASSLIEPSLTTVSQPVKEIGKTAAQLLIDQINRDVSEWKNIIRVLKTELIVRNSS